From a region of the Vidua macroura isolate BioBank_ID:100142 chromosome 3, ASM2450914v1, whole genome shotgun sequence genome:
- the GTF2H5 gene encoding general transcription factor IIH subunit 5 — protein MVNVLKGVLVECDPAMKQFLLYLDESNALGKKFIIQDLDETHVFVLAELVNFLQERVGELMDQNSFPITQK, from the exons ATGGTGAATGTTCTGAAAGGTGTTCTGGTTGAGTG TGACCCGGCAATGAAGCAGTTTCTGCTCTACTTGGATGAGTCAAATGCTTTGGGAAAGAAGTTCATCATACAAGACCTGGATGAAACTCATGTCTTTGTGTTAGCTGAGTTGGTCAACTTCCTCCAGGAGAGAGTGGGCGAGTTAATGGACCAGAACTCGTTTCCTATTACTCAGAAGTGA